CCACCAGCCAGAGACTGCAACGACGCCGGGCAGCCGCGCTGATCACATAAGGCTGAAACCCCCAAAACCCCCAAAAGAAGGGAAGCCAATTCCCCAGACCAACCCAAGCCAGGCCCTGAGCGTCGGCGAGAAAGCAACCGAACGCCATCAGAACTCCCGCCACGATCAACGGGAGATTCCAGGGATCACGCCAAAAGGCACGCTCCCGCCCGACACTGCCGATCAGCAGGGCGGGAAACAGAAACAGGGCCCCGAGCAGAGCCGTGGATGGCAGCAGAAACAGCCCCAGCTGGAAACAGCGCCATCCCAGTGGAGATGCGGTCATGGGACGACCACGATCAAGCCAGCTCATCATGCGAACACGGCTGTACGACCGCGGTAAACCATCACCTGACGTCGCAGGTGAAGGCGGAGGGCACGGGCGAGAGCGAGACGTTCCGTGTCTCGACCCTTGCGTATCAGATCGCCCACCTCATCACGATGGCTGACATGGGCAATGGTCTGCTCAATGATCGGGCCGTCATCGAGTTCTTCGGTGACGTAATGGGCTGTGGCACCGATGAGCTTCACCCCGCGTTCCCAGGCCCGGTGATAAGGCTGCGCCCCCTTGAAGGCCGGCAGAAAAGAGTGATGGATGTTGATCACATCTGGGAAACGCTCCAGAAAGTTGCCACTCAACACCTGCATGTATTTGGCCAGCACAGCCAGCTCCACACGGTGCTCAGCCAACAGCTTGAGGATGGTGGCTTCGGATTGCGCCTTGGTCTCACGGGTGACCGGCACGTACTCAAAAGGAACCCCGAAGTCGTTACAGCAGCTTTCCAGATCGGGATGATTGGCGATGACCAGCGGAACTTGCATCGGCAGCTCGCCGCTGCGCGCTCTCCACAGCAGATCCAGCAAGCAATGGTTCTGTTTGCTTACCAGGATGGCCACCCGCGGAAGATCGTCGGAGAAGTGAAGCTGCGCCTCTCCACCCAGGCGTTCAGCCAGGGAATGCACGGCGGGCCCGACGGCCTCCCGCGGCAGACCGAACCCCTCCAAACCCCATTCGATCCGGCTAAGAAACAAACCAGCGCCAGCATCCGTGTGATGGTCGGCGTGATGAATGTTGCCCCCGTTTGCAGCCACCCATCCAGCGAGCTCACTAACGAGAGCCGGACGATCAGGGCAGATCAGCTGCAGGATGACCGAGACGGAGGACAAGGTCGGACAGAAATCACAGCCTTAATTGTGCGCCTGGACGAACCCCCGCCGGCTCTGCAGACCAAGGCCGATCCAGGCTCGGATCTCGACGATTGGACGTCGCGGTTAAAGTCGCGACGCTTCCTGTGATTTCCAATGCTGAGCGCCCTGCGCCGCCTGGCCGCCTTCTGCCTCTGTCTGGCTCTGTGTTTCGGCCTGGCTGCTTGCGACGGCAGCGCCAAGGCCAAAACAGCCACTATCAGCCCTGATGACATGGGTGTGATCCGCCGTCAGGCCGAGGGATTCACCGAAGCGAAGGAACGTCTTCCCGAGCTGGCGAAACTGGTGAACCAGCGGGATTGGACCTTCACCCGCAATCTGATCCACGGCCCGATGCAGGAAGTGGGTCGTGAAATGCTCTACATCAATCAGCGCCTGCTGCCCCAGGATCGAGCAGCTGCCAACGAGCTGGCCACAGCGCTGAAAGAAGCCCTGGCTGATCTCGATGAAGCAGCACGTCTTCAAGACGGTGCAAGGTTGCAGAAGGCCTACGTAGCTGTGGCCACCGGCTTCTCAAACTATGAAGTGGTGATCCCCGCGCAGGCCCTGAGCTGACTGCGACCATTGCCGTGATCGGTGCCGGTGTCGTCGGCACCGGCACCGCCTGGCACCTTGCTGAGCAAGGGCATCAGGTTCTGATTGCAGATCCCTCCCTGGCCGACCCGGTCCCCGAGTCGAGCACTGGTCGTGATCTGAATGGGACGACAGCCTCCTTGGGTGTGCTGATGGGCCATGCTTTCCGCCGATCCAGTGGACGCGCCTGGAGACTCCGGCAGCGCAGCATGGCCCTATGGCCGGGCTGGATCAAACGCCTCAATCACCCCGACACACCGCTGCAACTGCAGACACCGCTGATCCAGCTGGTGGGCAGTGCCGACGAAGCCGCCCGCTTGCGTCAACTGGCGGCATCACGCCCTGAGTCTGGGCTTCAGTTTGTCGAGAACGACCAACTCCCCCGAGCCAAGCCCGATTGGCCGCAGCCGGGGTATGGGTCGATGCGATCCGAGCACGATGGGCGCGTGGATCCCTTGCAGCTACTGAAAGCTCTCAGGCGAGCACTCAGCAGGGCTGGCGTCGACCAGCTGCCCATCCGCATCAAGCACCTTGAGCGCCTCAGCGGCGAAAGGCAAGGCTGGCAACTGCACAGCCAGAATGGCCAGGCCCACAAGGTGGAGTCCGTGGTGATCTGCACGGCACTGGGCAGCCAAGGGTTGCTGCAGCCCCTGGGTCACGACCGTCCGATGGATGCCGTGCTCGGTCAGGTGCTCGACCTGGCCATCGACCGCATCCCAGACGACTGGGCCTCGTGGCCTGCGGTGCTCACCTGCGCTGGCATCAACCTGATTCGGCACAGCGGCAATCGCCTGTGGCTGGGAGCAACGCTGGAACCTGGGGAAACCGTTGATCCATCAGCGATTGAGCGGATGCGCAGCCTCGAGGGCCTGGCACCGGAATGGCTTCAGGATGCCGAACTGATTGGCCAGTGGCACGGCTTACGCGCACGACCCCGGGAACGGCCGGCACCACTACTGGAAACATTGGAACCTGGCCTTTTACTGGCTTCGGGGCACTACCGCAACGGTGTTTTGCTCACACCTGCAACAGCAGAATGGGTCGAAGAACAGATCGATAATGCAACGATAACCAGCCCTTAAATCTCAAGCGAAAGCCGCTGAAATAACGTTCGAAGTGAGCACAAATTGTGCTCCAAGGACTTCATACACGAGATCATGCCTCGCTCCTTCAACGCCCGGGCACTATCAGCCGCCGCTTGTCTGACGGCTGGCCTGACCCTGGCGGCCTGCTCATCCGGCAGTGGTGGTGACGATCAGGTGAAAGGCAACCTGTCAGCAGCAGGCGCGTCCTTCCCTGCAGCCATTTACCAACGCTGGTTCCAGGATCTGTCATCCCAGGGAGTCAACGTGAACTACCAATCGGTGGGTTCCGGCGCAGGTGTGCGTCAGTTCACTGCAGGAACCGTGGATTTCGGCGCTTCCGACAAGCCGATGAAGGCTGAGGCCATCGCCAAGGTGAGCCGCGGTGTGGTGCAGATTCCGATGACCGCTGGTGCCATCGCTGTCGCCTACAACAACCCCTCCTGCAAGTTGGAGCTCACCCAGGATCAACTGGCTGGCATCTTCCTGGGCAAGATCACCAATTACAGCGAACTCGGCTGCGACGACAAAAAGATCAACGTCGTGCACCGTTCCGACGGCTCCGGCACCACGTTCAACTTCACCAATCACCTCTCGGCGATCAGCCCCGAGTGGAAAGCAAACGTTGGTGCTGACAAGTCGGTGAAATGGCCCACCGGCGTCGGTGCCAAAGGCAATGAAGGTGTCTCCGCTCAGCTCAATCAGATTGAAGGCGGACTCGGCTACGTGGAGCTGGCCTACGTGAAGGGCGACCTTCAGGCAGCAGCTGTGCAGAACGCCTCCGGTGCCAAGGTGATGCCCACCAATGCAACCGCCAGCGAAGCACTGGGTTCGATCGATCTCGGTCCCGACCTGATCGGCAGCAACCCCAACCCCGAAGGTGGCTACCCGATTGTCACCTTCACCTGGGTGCTTGCTTACGAAACCGGCAACGGCGACAACACCCCTGTGCTGAAGAAAACCTTCGACTACATGCTCTCCGACGAGGCGCAGTCGAAAGCTCCCGAACTGGGCTATGTCTCCCTTCCGCCTGAAGTGGTGACCAAGGCCAAGGCTGCTGCTGACTCGATCAACTGAGGCCATCAGCGTTCACATCGCTCAGCAAGCAAAGGGGGCATTTGCCCCCTTTTTTTGTTGGCGATCACTGAATGTCATTGCAACGGCCAACAACAAAAATCCCCACCTGACGAACAGGCGGGGAGGCGAATCATCAACGGCAATCCCTCCAAAGGGATGTCAACGGTGGATCACTTGGATTCAGTGAATTCAGCGTCGATCACATCATCGCCGGCATCACCGGCAGAACCACCTGCAGCCCCAGCTGCGGCATCGGCACCAGGAGCCGCAGCACCCTCAGCGCCGGCCTGCTGGTAAACAGAAGCACCAACGGTGTAAAGCTCCTGCTGCAGTTCTTCCAGCAGTGTCTTCATGGCGTCGTAATCCTCCTTCTCGACTGCTTCCTTGAGCTTGGTGCGCTTCTCCTCCACCTTGGCCTTGGCGTCGGCTTCCACCTTGTCGCCCAGCTCCTCCATCTGCTTTTCAGCCTGATAGACGAGGGTCTCAGCCTGGTTCTTGAGGTCGATTTTCTCGCGCTTCTCCTTGTCAGCGCTGGCGTTGGCCTCGGCGTCCTTGACCATGGACTCCACTTCGGAATCGCTGAGCGTGGACGCGCCGGTGATCGAGATGGACTGTTCCTTACCGCTGCCCTTGTCCTTGGCGGTGACGCTGAGGATGCCGTTGGCGTCGATGTCGAAGGTCACCTCGATCTGAGGCACACCCCGGGGGGCCGCAGGAATGCCATCCAGACGGAAGGTTCCAAGGCTCTTGTTGTCGGACGCCATCTCGCGCTCACCCTGGAGCACGTGGATCTCCACGTTGGTCTGGCCATCGACAGCCGTGGAATAGGTCTCGGATTTCTTAGTGGGAACCGTGGTGTTGCGGGTGATCATCTTGGTCATCACGCCGCCGAGGGTTTCCACACCCAGGGAGAGAGGCGTGACGTCGAGCAGAAGAATGTCCTTCACCTCACCAGCCAGCACACCGCCCTGGATCGCGGCACCCACGGCCACCACCTCGTCGGGGTTCACGGTCTGGTTGGGATCCTTACCAGTGGTGCGCTTCACCAGCTCGAGCACGGCCGGGATGCGGGTGGAACCACCCACCATCACGATCTCGTCGAGCTCACTGGAGGACAGCTTGGCGTCCTTGAGCGCCTGCTCCACCGGGATCCGGCAGCGGTCGATCAGGTTGGAGGCCAGCTCCTCGAACTTGGCCCGGGTGAGGGTGAGATCCAGGTGCTTAGGACCCTCGGGCGTGGCCGTGATGAACGGCAGGTTGATCTCGCTCTGGGTGGCATTGGAGAGCTCGATCTTGGCTTTTTCCGCCGCTTCAGTTAGTCGCTGCAGGGCTTGCTTGTCCTGACGCAGGTCGATGCCTTCGTTGGACTTGAAGCTGTCAGCCAGGTGATCCACGATCACCTTGTCGAAATCGTCGCCACCAAGGTGGGTGTCGCCGGAGGTGGACAGCACCTCAAACACGCCGTCACCAACTTCCAGTACAGACACGTCAAAGGTGCCGCCGCCCAGGTCAAAGACGAGGATGCGCTCGTTGCTCTTCTTGTCGAGGCCGTAGGCCAGAGCCGCAGCGGTGGGCTCGTTGATGATGCGCAGCACTTCGAGGCCGGCAATCTTGCCGGCATCCTTGGTGGCCTGACGCTGGGAGTCGTTGAAGTAGGCGGGAACAGTGATCACTGCCTGAGTGACAGATTCACCCAGATACTTACCGGCGTCTTCCGCCAGCTTGCGCAGCACCTGAGCGGACACCTCCTCGGGAGCGAACTGTTTCTCAAGAACAGGACACTTGACCTTCACGTTGGAGCCAGCTTTCTCGACCGTGTAGCTCACCTCTTTCGACTCTTCATTCACCTCGTCGACACGACGGCCGATGAAGCGTTTGACGGAATAGAAAGTGTTGTCAGGGTTCATCACCGCCTGACGTTTGGCGATCTGGCCCACCAGCTGATCCTGGTTCTTCGTGTAAGCCACCACCGAGGGGGTGGTGCGGAAGCCCTCGGCATTGGCGATCACGGTGGGCTTGCCGCCCTCCATCACCGACACACAGCTGTTGGTGGTTCCGAGATCGATGCCGACAACCTTGCCCATCGGTGCCTCCTGACTCCGCGAATTGACTGATTAGATCCTCTGCATAATCGGCAGTGGGCAGGCCTTCAGGCGAGGTGTGGTTCCCGAACAGTCCGGCGACACAGCAGGCTGGAACGCAGGATCACAGGCAACGCAATGATCAGCGGAACCACAGGACTGGTCGGTCTGCTGGGACAGCCGGTGAGCCACTCCCTCTCACCGGTGATGCACAACGCGGCCCTGGAGGCCATGGCGATGGATTGGCGGTACCTCGCCCTGCCATGCGATGGCGATGCCCTGGAACGCGTGCTCGACGGACTGCGAGCCGTGGGCTGCCACGGACTGAATGTGACCATCCCGCACAAACAGGCGGTGGCATCCCACTGCCAGGAGCTCAGCCCGTTGGCGAAGCGCCTGGGTGCAGTCAACACACTCACCCCCCTGAGCGACGGTGGCTGGCATGGCCACAACACAGATGCCGAGGGATTCCTGGCCCCGCTGCTCGATCAAGCCGAAGCCTGGAGTGGCTGCGACGCGATTGTGATGGGCTGTGGTGGCAGCGCTCGTGCCGTTGTCGCCGGTCTTCAGCAACTGCCGCTGGCAACCATTCATGTGGCCGGCCGTCGGCCAGAGGCCCTTGAACAGTTCCTGGAGGATCTGAAAGAAGAAAGCAGCGGCAGCGTGTCCCTCCATGGCATCGCTCTCGAAGCTCAACCGCTAACGGCACAGCTGAGCGGAACGAAACTTGTGGTGAACACCACACCGGTGGGCATGCAGGGTCATGGCGACAGCAAGGCCATGCCGTTGGGTCCTGACCTCTGGGAGACGTTGGACCCGACCACGACTCTCTACGACCTGATCTACACACCTCGACCGACCCCCTGGCTGCGGATGGGACAGCAGCGTGGATGCCAGACCATCGATGGCCTGGAAATGCTGGTGCAGCAGGGTGCGGCATCCCTGCGCCGATGGTCCGGACGCCATGACGTGCCGGTGACCGTGATGCGCGAAGCAGCATTGCAACGCCTTGGAGCGAATCCAGCCGACTGACAGCGCCGACTGGATCCACAAGCCCTACGCTCGAGCCAAGCGCGACCCTGCAATGGCCATACCCGTCTGGCAACGGTTTCTGGGGCTGCTGGTGTATCTGCTGCCTTGGAGTGATGCGATCCCATTCGGCAGCCATCTGATGCAGCAATTCCCATGGTTGCAATGGCTGACCCTGCCGGCCCTGCCCCTGGTTCTGTTGGAACGGGGAATCCCGTTCGGCAACCTGCTGGTGTTCTTTCTGTTGTTCCTGGCGGTGGTGCGCAATCCGAACGTGCCCTACTTCCTGCGCTTCAACACGCTCCAAGCTCTGCTGGTGGACATCATCGTGGTGATCCTGGGCTACGCATTCGCGATTTTGATCCAGCCACTGGGTGGTGGACTGATGCTTCGAACCCTGTCCAGCACAGTAGTAGTGGGTGTTTTGGCGGTGCTGATCTTCGCCTGGATCGAATGCATCCGTGGCCGGGAGCCCGATCTACCCGGCTTGAGTCAGGCCGTACGGATGCAGCTCTACTGAGGCTGTCAACCCCAAGGAGATAGGCTGTTGAATCCGTCGCTCACCTGGGTGAGCCTTCAGTCCCTGTCGGATCTGTCTTCATGACCCAACAGCCTTATTACGAGACCATGTACATCCTCCGTCCGGACATCCCGGAGGAAGAGGTCGAGTCTCATCTCACCAAGTACCGCGACATCCTTGTGGAGGCCGGTGCAGACGTGCTGGACAACCAGATGCGCGGCAAGCGTCGTTTGGCTTACCCCATCGCCAAGCACAAGGAAGGCATCTACGTGCAGCTAAGCCACAACGGTGACGGCCAGCAGGTCGCCGTTCTGGAAAAGGCCATGCGTCTCAGTGAAGACGTGATCCGTTATCTCACCGTCAAGCAAGACGGCCCTCTGCCGGCTCCCCGCGTTGTTCCCGGCAGTGAAGCTGCTGCTCAGCCTGAAACGGCTGAAGCGTCTGCCTGATCCAGGCATTGTTGAACCGCTGACCGGGCGATACCGTCCGGTCATGCAGTCTCAGACTTCAGGCCATCAGGCACCGGAGCCCCGCTGGAACGCTCCGGATGCTGCTTCATCTCCTGATCGTGAAGCCGATCCAGAGGTTGATGCGCTGCGCGCGCGCATCGATGAACTCGAAACCATCGTGAATGACTACGAGGTTTTGCTTGAAGCCTTACCGGACCTGTTCGAACGCAAATTTCAACAGCGCCTCGAACCGCTGCTGGAGCGATACCGATTGCTGGCCCGGGCGCAGCAACTGCTGGGCGAAGCCGACCTTCCCCTGATCGAGCAACCTGAACGCCAGGCAAGCGACAACCGTCTGCCCATGCTTGAACGCTGGAGACAGACACGCAGCCGTGGTCAGGGACGTTCCACAAGAAACGCCGCCTGAACTGGCCAAGAACGGCGACCCGGGCGCGTGAGCCTTCAGCGACGCCGGGCTGCCGACCAAAGGCGAATGGGCAGTCCCCAGACATAGATGAAGCCTTCGGCAGCACGATGATCAAACTGATCGTCACTGCCGTAGGAAGCCATCTCAGGCACATAGAGGCTGCTGTCGCTTGAGGCGCGGCCGGTGACGATCGCGTTGCCCTTGTGCAATCGCAACCGCACCACTCCGTTGACGTGGGCCTGGGTGCGGTCCATGAAACCGTCCAGCGCTTCTTTCAGAGGACCAAACCAGAGGCCCTGATACACGAGATCAGCCCACTGCATCTCCAGTTGGCGCTTGGTGCGCAGCACATCTGCCGCCAGCGTGAGGCTCTCCAGCTCCTGATGAGCCTGAATCAGCATCAACAGGCCAGGTGTTTCGTAAATCTCCCGGCTCTTGATGCCGACCACGCGGTTCTCGATCATGTCGAGACGGCCGATTCCATGCATACCGGCCAAGCGGTTGGCCTCTCGGATCAGCTCGACCGGTGCCAAGCGCACACCGTCAATGCTGACGGGGTTACCACCCTCAAAACCAATCTCGATCTCCTGGGCCTGCGAAGGCGCCGCATCCACGGAAACGCTCATGGCGAAAACCTCCTCAGGAGGCGCCACCATCGGGTCTTCCAGCGGTCCGGCCTCAACACTGCGGCCCAGCAGGTTCAAGTCGATCGAATAGGGCGACTTCTTGCTCACCGGGGCGGGGATGCCACAGCGTTCGCCATAGGCAATCGTCTCCTCACGGCTCATGCCCCATTCACGGGCCGGCGTGAGCACCTTCAGATCCGGGGCGAGCGATGCGATCGCCACGTCAAAACGCACCTGATCGTTGCCCTTGCCGGTGCAGCCATGGGCGACGGCATCAGCGCCCACTTCACGGGCCACCTCCACCAGCCGGCGTGCAATCAGAGGACGTGCCAGCGCCGTCGACAGGGGATAGCGGCCCTCATACAACGCATTGGCACGAATCGCAGGAAACGCGAACTCTTCAATGAAAGGCTGGATCAGATCGCCCACCATCGACTGGCTGGCACCGGCTTCCAGGGCCTTGAGGCGAATCGGCTCGAGCTCATCGCCCTGGCCGAGGTCCGCCGCGAAGGTGATCACCTCCTCAACACCCCATTCCTGCTTGAGGTAGGGAATGCAGACACTGGTGTCCACACCTCCGGAATACGCGAGCACAACCTTCTTGGCGCGTCCCATCAAGCGGACTCCTGATCTGTATCGGAACTACTCCGATTCTCCACTCCCGCGGGACGCGAGCAGCAACCAACAGCCCATCAGCGCAGCAGGCGTGAACAACAGCAGCAAAACAGGCCCTGTCGTGACCTCGAGGGGCAGGGGATGCCGATCACCCCACAGGCGCACCAATGCACTGATCACAAGGGCGAAACCCCACACGGAAGCGAGAAGTGCCGCTTTGTTCACAGGGGATGAAAACTCTGTCTCGTATATTGGTGGATTGGCTCCAGAGATCTTGTCCTCAGCCCTTACGGACTTGAGCGCCCTCGACGGCGTCAATCCAGCCCTGACCCGTTACGGACGCAAGGATCCGGCTCCGGTTCTGCCCCTGCGCGAGGAGCCTGATCTGCTGAGCTGGCTCGAAACCAGCGGCCGTCTTGTGGAAGATGAAGAATCGAACTCACCCGAAGTGAGCACGGTTGAAGAGGAAGAGCTCTCCGCGCTGATGGGCGAGAAAGAGGACTACAAGGCTGACGAAGAGAACGAGGAAAACTGGGAAGACTGATCTAAGGTCCCTGCGATTTGCCGCTGGGACTTGAGCGATTCTGCGGAGCGATTCATCCGTCCTGATGGCCGCCTCTCCGCTGCTGCACTGATTGCAGCAGTTGGAACGGCGGCTTTTGTTTGTGACGCCAGGGTTCCCAACAGCCTGTTGAGCCTGCCCTTGCTGGTGGCGATGCTGATCTCCTCGATCATCACCTGGTGGGGCGTCCCCCGGTTACGGACGCTGAAGATGGGCCAGGTGATCCGGACGGAAGGTCCTCAAGGCCACCAAAGCAAATCGGGCACACCCACCATGGGCGGACTGCTGGTGGTCCCCGTTGGTGTGATCACGGGGTGTCTGATCAGCAGCGAGGGCCGCAGCGCTGAACAGTTACTGGCCATTGGCCTGGTCACACTGGCCTACATGGTGATTGGCGGTGTGGATGACTGGAGCAGCCTCACCAAGAACACCAACACAGGCCTGACTCCCAAAGGAAAACTGCTGCTTCAGGCAGCAGCGGCAATGCTGTTCCTTGGTTGGTCAGCACAGCAGGGATGGATCCAGGGCACGGTGGACCTTCACAACGGCATCGCGATCCCTTTTGGCTGGCTGATCTGGCCACTGGGTCTTTTCGTGTTTCTGGCAGAAAGCAACGCCACGAACCTCACCGACGGGCTGGATGGTCTGGCCAGCGGCTGTGGCGCCCTGGTTTTCACCGGTCTGGGGGTGCAACTGATGCTGCGCGGCAATCAAGGTGATCCCGCCATTGCCGGGTTCTGCCTGGCCATGGCGGGATGCTGGCTGGGCTTTCTCATCCACAACCGCAACCCCGCCAGGGTGTTCATGGGCGACACCGGCTCTCTGGCGATGGGGGCATCGCTCACGGCGGTAGCCCTGTTGACGAACAGCCTCTGGGCACTGCTCGTGATGGGAGGCGTATTCCTGGCGGAATCCCTCTCAGTGATCATCCAGGTGTGGGTGTTCAAAGCCACCAAAGGCGCCGATGGAGTGGGACGACGCGTGTTCCGAATGGCTCCTCTCCATCACCACTTCGAACTGGGTGGAACATCCGAGCAGGTCGTGGTGCCGATGTTCTGGCTCATCACAGCCGGACTGGTCATGCTGGGCTTGGCGCTACGCCCCATCTGATCCGAACTCCCATGAGCTACTTCACCTGGAAGGAAGCCGGTCTGACCGCCGACTGCACCAGCCTGGAGGCGATGGCCGCTCGCTTTGAAGAAGCAGCCAGCTTGATGCGTCGGATGGCCGATCGGGGTTTCGTGCTGCAGCAGAACAACGGAGATCAGCGCATTACCCATGACGACGCCGAGGAGTTCCAGTCATGGGGATTTGTGAATGAAGAACCTGCGGAACGCCAGCTGACCCTGATCCAAAACCTGGATCCCTGAGGGGCGCAGCGATGAATCGCACGCTGCGCAACTGCTTCAACCTGCTGAAAGGCAACTACGTCAGCGGCTGGTCCTTGCTGTTGCTGCCAGCATTGCTGAGCTTGGCCATCGTTCCGTCCAGCACCTCGACGACCACGGCACTGCTGCTGCGCTTCCTCGGGCTTGGTGTCGCGCTGATTCCCCTGGCCAGAGTGATTTCACAGCTGGTGGATCACCTCAGTGATCACCTCGGTGATCGCTACAGCGGTGTCGTGAGCGTGGGACTGGGCAATCTTGTGGAGCTGGTGGTGAGCATCACCGCCCTCACCAGTGGCCTCTATGAGTTGGTGGTGATCTCCGTCGCGGGCGCCGTGATCACCAACTGTCTGCTGATGCTGGGCATCAGCACCGTGCTAGCAGGACAACGGGAACAGCATGTGACCATCCAGGCCAGCAGCACAGATCTTCAAGCCCGCCAGCTGATGCTCAGTCTGCTGTTGCTGGCGATCCCCACGATCATCGGCCTTGGAACAGGGACTACACCCCTGGAGGGCAACAACCAGCAGGACAGCTTCGCGCTCTATTCGCTGGCTGTGGCCGTGATGATCCTTCTCTACTACGTGCTGTCCTTCGTGCTGCAGCTGGGAACCCACCGTTCCTTCTTCAGCGGCAATTCAGTGAAGCAAGCCGATCCGAACACGAACGGACCATCCACTGAAACGAAAAACACGCACAGCATCACAACCATTCTGATCGCCATGGCCGTGGTGAGCCTTGCAGTGATGGCGATTTCAGAGCCCCTCGTGCAGACCCTGGAAACACTGGTGTCACACACCCACCTCAGCGAACTGTTCATTGGTCTGATCCTGCTGCCACTGTTCGGATCCACCGC
This region of Synechococcus sp. NOUM97013 genomic DNA includes:
- a CDS encoding FAD-binding oxidoreductase, whose product is MIGAGVVGTGTAWHLAEQGHQVLIADPSLADPVPESSTGRDLNGTTASLGVLMGHAFRRSSGRAWRLRQRSMALWPGWIKRLNHPDTPLQLQTPLIQLVGSADEAARLRQLAASRPESGLQFVENDQLPRAKPDWPQPGYGSMRSEHDGRVDPLQLLKALRRALSRAGVDQLPIRIKHLERLSGERQGWQLHSQNGQAHKVESVVICTALGSQGLLQPLGHDRPMDAVLGQVLDLAIDRIPDDWASWPAVLTCAGINLIRHSGNRLWLGATLEPGETVDPSAIERMRSLEGLAPEWLQDAELIGQWHGLRARPRERPAPLLETLEPGLLLASGHYRNGVLLTPATAEWVEEQIDNATITSP
- the rpsF gene encoding 30S ribosomal protein S6, which encodes MTQQPYYETMYILRPDIPEEEVESHLTKYRDILVEAGADVLDNQMRGKRRLAYPIAKHKEGIYVQLSHNGDGQQVAVLEKAMRLSEDVIRYLTVKQDGPLPAPRVVPGSEAAAQPETAEASA
- a CDS encoding Tic20 family protein, which produces MAIPVWQRFLGLLVYLLPWSDAIPFGSHLMQQFPWLQWLTLPALPLVLLERGIPFGNLLVFFLLFLAVVRNPNVPYFLRFNTLQALLVDIIVVILGYAFAILIQPLGGGLMLRTLSSTVVVGVLAVLIFAWIECIRGREPDLPGLSQAVRMQLY
- the pstS gene encoding phosphate ABC transporter substrate-binding protein PstS, encoding MPRSFNARALSAAACLTAGLTLAACSSGSGGDDQVKGNLSAAGASFPAAIYQRWFQDLSSQGVNVNYQSVGSGAGVRQFTAGTVDFGASDKPMKAEAIAKVSRGVVQIPMTAGAIAVAYNNPSCKLELTQDQLAGIFLGKITNYSELGCDDKKINVVHRSDGSGTTFNFTNHLSAISPEWKANVGADKSVKWPTGVGAKGNEGVSAQLNQIEGGLGYVELAYVKGDLQAAAVQNASGAKVMPTNATASEALGSIDLGPDLIGSNPNPEGGYPIVTFTWVLAYETGNGDNTPVLKKTFDYMLSDEAQSKAPELGYVSLPPEVVTKAKAAADSIN
- a CDS encoding DUF3134 domain-containing protein, with amino-acid sequence MSALDGVNPALTRYGRKDPAPVLPLREEPDLLSWLETSGRLVEDEESNSPEVSTVEEEELSALMGEKEDYKADEENEENWED
- the dnaK gene encoding molecular chaperone DnaK produces the protein MGKVVGIDLGTTNSCVSVMEGGKPTVIANAEGFRTTPSVVAYTKNQDQLVGQIAKRQAVMNPDNTFYSVKRFIGRRVDEVNEESKEVSYTVEKAGSNVKVKCPVLEKQFAPEEVSAQVLRKLAEDAGKYLGESVTQAVITVPAYFNDSQRQATKDAGKIAGLEVLRIINEPTAAALAYGLDKKSNERILVFDLGGGTFDVSVLEVGDGVFEVLSTSGDTHLGGDDFDKVIVDHLADSFKSNEGIDLRQDKQALQRLTEAAEKAKIELSNATQSEINLPFITATPEGPKHLDLTLTRAKFEELASNLIDRCRIPVEQALKDAKLSSSELDEIVMVGGSTRIPAVLELVKRTTGKDPNQTVNPDEVVAVGAAIQGGVLAGEVKDILLLDVTPLSLGVETLGGVMTKMITRNTTVPTKKSETYSTAVDGQTNVEIHVLQGEREMASDNKSLGTFRLDGIPAAPRGVPQIEVTFDIDANGILSVTAKDKGSGKEQSISITGASTLSDSEVESMVKDAEANASADKEKREKIDLKNQAETLVYQAEKQMEELGDKVEADAKAKVEEKRTKLKEAVEKEDYDAMKTLLEELQQELYTVGASVYQQAGAEGAAAPGADAAAGAAGGSAGDAGDDVIDAEFTESK
- a CDS encoding argininosuccinate synthase: MGRAKKVVLAYSGGVDTSVCIPYLKQEWGVEEVITFAADLGQGDELEPIRLKALEAGASQSMVGDLIQPFIEEFAFPAIRANALYEGRYPLSTALARPLIARRLVEVAREVGADAVAHGCTGKGNDQVRFDVAIASLAPDLKVLTPAREWGMSREETIAYGERCGIPAPVSKKSPYSIDLNLLGRSVEAGPLEDPMVAPPEEVFAMSVSVDAAPSQAQEIEIGFEGGNPVSIDGVRLAPVELIREANRLAGMHGIGRLDMIENRVVGIKSREIYETPGLLMLIQAHQELESLTLAADVLRTKRQLEMQWADLVYQGLWFGPLKEALDGFMDRTQAHVNGVVRLRLHKGNAIVTGRASSDSSLYVPEMASYGSDDQFDHRAAEGFIYVWGLPIRLWSAARRR
- the psbQ gene encoding photosystem II protein PsbQ, whose amino-acid sequence is MLSALRRLAAFCLCLALCFGLAACDGSAKAKTATISPDDMGVIRRQAEGFTEAKERLPELAKLVNQRDWTFTRNLIHGPMQEVGREMLYINQRLLPQDRAAANELATALKEALADLDEAARLQDGARLQKAYVAVATGFSNYEVVIPAQALS
- a CDS encoding shikimate dehydrogenase, whose amino-acid sequence is MISGTTGLVGLLGQPVSHSLSPVMHNAALEAMAMDWRYLALPCDGDALERVLDGLRAVGCHGLNVTIPHKQAVASHCQELSPLAKRLGAVNTLTPLSDGGWHGHNTDAEGFLAPLLDQAEAWSGCDAIVMGCGGSARAVVAGLQQLPLATIHVAGRRPEALEQFLEDLKEESSGSVSLHGIALEAQPLTAQLSGTKLVVNTTPVGMQGHGDSKAMPLGPDLWETLDPTTTLYDLIYTPRPTPWLRMGQQRGCQTIDGLEMLVQQGAASLRRWSGRHDVPVTVMREAALQRLGANPAD
- the purU gene encoding formyltetrahydrofolate deformylase → MSSVSVILQLICPDRPALVSELAGWVAANGGNIHHADHHTDAGAGLFLSRIEWGLEGFGLPREAVGPAVHSLAERLGGEAQLHFSDDLPRVAILVSKQNHCLLDLLWRARSGELPMQVPLVIANHPDLESCCNDFGVPFEYVPVTRETKAQSEATILKLLAEHRVELAVLAKYMQVLSGNFLERFPDVINIHHSFLPAFKGAQPYHRAWERGVKLIGATAHYVTEELDDGPIIEQTIAHVSHRDEVGDLIRKGRDTERLALARALRLHLRRQVMVYRGRTAVFA